In one window of Corynebacterium mycetoides DNA:
- a CDS encoding carboxylesterase family protein, protein MATAEVTCPAGTVIGIDDGAVRHFHSIEYSRITAPFDDATPAETGMLIDATVARPEKTALSITTPSGATDADDLPVMVWIHGGRFEEGSHADPNTGAEAFAAQGVVQVRLGYRTTLAGLVQFPDDEPSHFRAAHDCQLALEWVQRNIEAFGGDPTNITLVGQSAGAALVLWLARRDHYRGGFRRAVAMSPAFPRKVYRLRRSSLRASLSMPLTRGTLNDADPERLERGYRRFRTRHITDLALGPGPLEPAELADVDLVVTSTHDEFYRTGAPADSAGIGPAWVRVAGRFMDLLPGRAGAYIEACREIDPEHVLGRLFSDSLVRRFVDRVCEDAPGRVWQAEFVSHEGAAGSVPHSGDLPSLFAQAPHAAGEGLNGWMVRYCTDGEPGWPTYSPGRVALRTDVNCARPQLVEDPLGYLRGAFKR, encoded by the coding sequence ATGGCTACCGCAGAAGTCACCTGCCCGGCAGGCACCGTCATCGGCATCGACGACGGGGCCGTGCGACACTTCCACTCCATCGAGTATTCGCGCATCACCGCCCCCTTCGACGACGCGACGCCCGCCGAGACGGGCATGCTTATCGACGCCACCGTGGCGCGCCCCGAAAAAACCGCCCTGTCCATCACCACACCGTCGGGCGCCACCGACGCCGACGATCTGCCCGTCATGGTGTGGATCCACGGCGGCCGCTTCGAGGAGGGCTCCCACGCCGACCCCAACACCGGCGCCGAGGCCTTCGCTGCCCAAGGGGTAGTCCAGGTGCGCCTCGGATACCGCACCACCCTCGCCGGCTTAGTGCAGTTTCCCGACGACGAGCCCTCCCACTTCCGCGCCGCGCACGACTGCCAGCTCGCGCTCGAGTGGGTGCAGCGCAACATAGAGGCCTTCGGCGGCGACCCGACGAACATCACCCTGGTCGGCCAGTCCGCCGGCGCGGCGCTCGTGCTGTGGCTGGCGCGCCGCGACCACTACCGCGGGGGATTCCGGCGCGCGGTGGCGATGTCCCCCGCTTTCCCGCGCAAGGTGTACCGGCTGCGCAGGTCGTCGCTGCGGGCGTCGCTAAGCATGCCGCTGACCCGAGGGACGCTCAACGACGCGGACCCGGAGCGGCTCGAGCGCGGCTACCGGCGCTTCCGCACCCGCCACATCACCGACCTCGCGCTCGGCCCCGGCCCTCTCGAGCCCGCCGAGCTGGCCGACGTCGACCTCGTCGTGACCTCGACGCACGACGAGTTCTACCGCACCGGCGCCCCCGCCGACTCCGCGGGCATCGGGCCGGCGTGGGTGCGGGTGGCCGGCCGGTTCATGGACCTGCTGCCGGGCCGCGCCGGCGCCTACATCGAGGCGTGCCGCGAGATCGACCCGGAGCACGTGCTCGGGCGGCTCTTCTCCGACAGCCTCGTGCGGCGCTTCGTCGACCGCGTCTGCGAGGACGCGCCGGGGCGGGTGTGGCAGGCGGAGTTCGTGTCGCATGAGGGTGCTGCCGGCAGCGTCCCGCACAGCGGCGACCTGCCGTCCCTGTTCGCCCAAGCGCCCCACGCGGCCGGCGAAGGGCTCAACGGGTGGATGGTGCGTTACTGCACCGACGGCGAGCCGGGCTGGCCGACGTACTCCCCCGGCCGGGTCGCGCTGCGCACCGACGTCAACTGCGCGCGGCCGCAGCTCGTGGAGGACCCGCTGGGGTACCTGCGCGGCGCGTTTAAGCGTTGA
- a CDS encoding ABC transporter ATP-binding protein, translated as MQPLFRVLRSASALWPFYLLVVVVSSVVAGLGLVAPFILKRATDTIVNALGSGSVAEGVPRLLVWLAVALFVAEALSWVLRNVSGYVGDVMVARIRQILSTRYFAKLLSLPQRYFDSQVTGTIIARLDRSIANITMFIQSFANSFLPMLLQVAAILVITSLYYWPLTILLAALFPLYVWLTALTSKRWQKWEGDKNAEVDEGNGRFAEVVGQVKVTKSFLAETRELNKFATHYGRTVELTRPQSRWWHSMDAVRGMAMNALFLGIYLILFERTLHGHFTVGDMVMLVQMVTMARQPVTMMSWMVDSAQRAVAGSRDYFKVMDEEVEPTANKEIVAATASSGVPRVSEVTHAPLNPAEPVIAFDNVSFAYSPGEPVLRDITFSAREGEKIALVGESGGGKSTLVNLLLGLYPIQQGTMTLCGRNLDEIGVETLRASTGVVFQEPALFSGTVRDNIAYGKPDATFEDIVEVAKRANAHEFILKFKDGYDTVIGERGLRLSGGQKQRVAVARAMLKDAPVLILDEATSALDTKSERAVQAGLDELMKNRTTIMIAHRLSTIADVDTIITLDDGRVDEIGSPAELAVSGGIYSELLRLTASSSAADRARLKAFGFQVDPAEEADS; from the coding sequence GTGCAACCTTTGTTTCGCGTTCTTCGTAGCGCGTCGGCGCTGTGGCCCTTCTACCTCCTCGTTGTCGTCGTCTCCTCGGTAGTGGCCGGCCTGGGCCTCGTCGCACCGTTCATCCTGAAGCGGGCGACCGACACAATCGTGAACGCGCTGGGTTCCGGAAGCGTGGCCGAGGGGGTTCCCCGCCTGCTCGTCTGGCTCGCCGTGGCGCTGTTCGTCGCCGAGGCGCTCAGCTGGGTGCTGCGCAACGTCAGCGGGTACGTAGGCGACGTCATGGTGGCGCGAATCCGGCAGATCTTGTCCACCCGGTACTTCGCCAAACTCCTATCCCTGCCGCAGAGGTACTTCGACAGCCAGGTCACCGGCACCATCATCGCGCGACTGGACCGCTCGATCGCGAACATCACCATGTTCATCCAATCCTTCGCCAACAGCTTCCTGCCCATGCTGCTGCAGGTCGCCGCGATCCTGGTCATCACGTCCCTGTACTACTGGCCCCTGACCATCCTGCTCGCGGCCCTGTTTCCGCTGTACGTGTGGCTCACGGCGCTGACGTCGAAACGCTGGCAGAAGTGGGAGGGGGACAAAAACGCCGAGGTGGACGAGGGCAACGGCCGCTTCGCCGAGGTCGTGGGCCAGGTGAAGGTGACCAAGTCGTTCCTGGCCGAGACCCGCGAGCTGAACAAGTTTGCCACCCACTACGGCCGCACCGTCGAGCTGACCCGGCCCCAGTCGCGGTGGTGGCACTCCATGGACGCCGTGCGCGGCATGGCGATGAATGCCCTCTTCCTAGGCATCTACCTCATCTTGTTCGAGCGCACCCTCCACGGACACTTCACCGTCGGCGACATGGTCATGCTCGTGCAGATGGTCACCATGGCGCGCCAGCCCGTGACCATGATGAGCTGGATGGTCGACTCCGCGCAGCGCGCCGTGGCGGGCTCGCGCGACTACTTCAAGGTGATGGACGAGGAGGTCGAGCCCACCGCCAATAAAGAGATCGTCGCCGCCACTGCGTCGTCAGGCGTGCCGCGCGTCAGCGAAGTCACGCACGCGCCGCTTAACCCCGCCGAGCCGGTCATCGCCTTCGACAACGTCAGCTTCGCCTACTCCCCCGGCGAGCCGGTGCTGCGCGACATCACGTTTTCCGCGCGCGAGGGCGAGAAGATCGCGCTGGTCGGCGAGTCCGGCGGCGGCAAGTCCACCCTGGTCAACCTGCTGCTGGGCCTCTACCCCATTCAGCAGGGCACGATGACGCTGTGCGGGCGCAATCTGGACGAGATCGGCGTGGAGACCCTGCGGGCGTCGACAGGCGTGGTGTTCCAGGAACCCGCGCTGTTCTCAGGCACCGTGCGCGACAACATCGCCTACGGCAAGCCCGACGCCACCTTCGAGGACATCGTCGAGGTGGCCAAACGCGCGAACGCCCACGAATTCATCCTGAAGTTCAAGGACGGCTACGACACGGTGATCGGCGAGCGCGGCCTGCGCCTGTCCGGGGGCCAGAAGCAGCGCGTTGCCGTCGCACGCGCCATGCTCAAAGACGCCCCCGTGCTCATCCTCGACGAGGCCACCTCGGCGCTGGACACCAAGAGCGAGCGCGCGGTGCAAGCCGGCCTCGACGAGCTGATGAAAAACCGCACCACCATTATGATCGCCCACCGGCTGTCCACCATCGCGGATGTGGACACCATCATCACGCTTGACGACGGCCGCGTCGACGAGATCGGCTCCCCGGCCGAGCTCGCCGTCTCCGGTGGCATCTACTCCGAGCTGCTGCGGCTCACCGCGTCCTCGAGCGCGGCGGACCGGGCGCGGCTCAAGGCGTTCGGGTTCCAGGTGGACCCGGCGGAGGAGGCGGATTCCTAA
- a CDS encoding MalY/PatB family protein has product MEFPDLATLKARGTRKWTQYDDDVLPLWVAESDFPTAPAVKAAIQRAVNNETFGYTPAPQAQELPKVLADFYRERFGWRPDEDKIFPVPDVVRGILLAIEYFTEGDVIVPVPAYHPFLEIAETAGRNRVEVGSTGGLDLMEVEASFRNGAGSIIITNPFNPGGWIFEEEELDQICAIARRYGGRVLVDEIHAPLVYDGAHVCAAKNNPDVCITVTAASKAFNVAGLKCAQMIFSNDADVEVFQGLTGVAKDGTGTLGIIAAEACYREGGDHLDAEVELLRANRDWLVHTLPKKIPGIAFDVPAATYLMFLDFSGTKLADPRPAAWLRRHAKVALNEGASFGPGGEHKARLNFATSPDILREAVERISTAVNNLSG; this is encoded by the coding sequence ATGGAGTTTCCCGACCTCGCCACACTGAAAGCCCGTGGCACCCGCAAGTGGACGCAGTACGACGACGACGTGCTGCCCCTGTGGGTCGCCGAGAGTGATTTCCCCACCGCCCCGGCCGTCAAGGCCGCGATCCAGCGCGCGGTGAACAACGAGACCTTCGGCTACACCCCGGCCCCGCAGGCCCAAGAGCTGCCGAAGGTGCTGGCCGACTTCTACCGGGAGCGGTTCGGCTGGCGCCCGGACGAGGACAAGATCTTCCCCGTCCCGGACGTGGTGCGTGGCATCCTGCTGGCGATAGAGTACTTCACCGAGGGCGACGTCATCGTGCCCGTGCCCGCCTACCACCCCTTCCTGGAGATCGCGGAGACCGCGGGACGAAACCGGGTCGAGGTCGGCAGCACCGGCGGGCTGGACCTGATGGAGGTCGAGGCGTCGTTTCGCAATGGCGCCGGCTCGATCATCATCACCAACCCGTTCAACCCCGGCGGATGGATCTTCGAGGAGGAGGAGCTCGACCAGATCTGCGCGATTGCCCGTCGTTACGGAGGGCGCGTGCTTGTCGACGAAATCCACGCCCCGCTCGTCTACGACGGCGCCCACGTCTGCGCCGCGAAGAACAACCCCGACGTGTGCATCACGGTGACCGCGGCCTCCAAGGCGTTCAACGTCGCCGGGCTCAAGTGCGCGCAGATGATTTTCTCCAACGACGCCGACGTCGAAGTGTTCCAAGGATTGACCGGCGTGGCGAAGGACGGCACGGGCACCCTCGGCATCATCGCCGCCGAGGCGTGCTACCGCGAAGGCGGGGACCACCTCGACGCGGAGGTGGAGCTTCTGCGGGCGAACCGGGACTGGCTCGTCCACACGCTGCCGAAGAAGATCCCCGGCATCGCGTTCGATGTCCCGGCGGCGACGTACCTGATGTTCCTCGACTTTTCGGGGACGAAGCTCGCTGACCCGCGTCCCGCCGCGTGGCTGCGTCGTCACGCGAAAGTGGCGCTGAACGAGGGCGCCTCCTTCGGACCCGGCGGTGAGCACAAGGCGCGCCTGAACTTCGCTACCAGCCCCGACATCCTGCGCGAGGCGGTCGAGCGCATCTCCACGGCGGTGAACAACCTTTCTGGATAA
- the treS gene encoding maltose alpha-D-glucosyltransferase, which produces MEMRIEEPQATDYVRPAPAEQPWERPDPEWYKDAVFYEVLVRAFYDPDNTGSGTLKGLEDKLDYLQWLGVDCLWLPPFYDSPLRDGGYDIRDFRKVLPEFGTVEDFISLVDNAHKRGIRIITDFPINHTSDSHQWFQQSRMDPGGPYSDYYVWSDDPTAYSDARVIFIDTEESNWTFDPVRKQYFWHRFFSHQPDLNYDNPAVQEEILDVIRFWLDLGMDGIRLDAIPYLFEREGTNCENLPETHGFIKRVRALFDEEYPGRFLLAEANQMPDEVVAYFGEGDGDECQMAFHFPVMPRIFMGIHRESAQPIIDILRETPAIPESAQWGIFLRNHDELTLEMVTDEERDYMYKNYATDPRMKANVGIRRRLAPLLGGHRDRLELAHALLLSLPGSPFLYYGDEIGMGDNIWLPDRDGVRTPMQWSNDRNGGFSKAEPERLYLPPIRNDQYGFHIINVESQMNRDNSLLQWVRQLVHIRKQYRAFGRGSYIEVEQSNPQVLAFIREYDGERILCVNNVSSRPQPVEMQLGHYAGSHPRELSGGVEFPAIGELPWLVTLPPHGFLWFDISE; this is translated from the coding sequence ATGGAAATGAGGATTGAGGAGCCCCAGGCCACCGACTACGTCCGCCCGGCCCCGGCCGAGCAACCCTGGGAGCGGCCCGACCCGGAGTGGTACAAGGACGCGGTGTTCTACGAGGTGCTCGTCCGCGCGTTCTACGACCCGGACAACACCGGCTCGGGCACCCTCAAGGGGCTCGAGGACAAGCTCGATTACCTGCAGTGGCTCGGCGTCGACTGCCTCTGGCTGCCCCCCTTCTACGACTCCCCGCTGCGCGACGGCGGCTACGACATCCGCGACTTCCGCAAGGTGCTGCCCGAGTTCGGCACCGTGGAGGATTTCATCTCGCTTGTGGACAACGCCCACAAGCGCGGCATCCGCATCATCACGGACTTCCCCATCAACCACACCTCGGATTCGCACCAATGGTTCCAGCAGTCCCGCATGGACCCGGGCGGCCCCTACAGCGACTACTACGTGTGGAGCGACGACCCGACCGCCTACAGCGACGCGCGCGTCATCTTCATCGACACCGAGGAGTCGAACTGGACGTTTGACCCGGTGCGCAAACAGTACTTCTGGCACCGCTTCTTCTCCCACCAGCCGGACCTGAACTACGACAACCCGGCGGTGCAGGAGGAGATCTTGGATGTGATCCGCTTCTGGCTGGACCTGGGCATGGACGGCATCCGCCTCGACGCCATCCCCTACCTCTTCGAGCGCGAGGGCACCAACTGCGAGAACCTGCCCGAGACCCACGGCTTCATCAAGCGGGTGCGCGCGCTTTTCGACGAAGAGTACCCCGGCCGCTTCCTCCTGGCGGAAGCCAACCAGATGCCCGACGAGGTGGTGGCCTACTTCGGCGAGGGCGACGGCGACGAGTGCCAGATGGCCTTCCACTTCCCGGTCATGCCCCGGATCTTCATGGGCATCCACCGCGAGTCCGCGCAGCCCATCATCGACATCCTGCGGGAGACCCCCGCGATCCCGGAGTCGGCGCAGTGGGGCATCTTCCTGCGCAACCACGACGAGCTCACGCTCGAGATGGTCACCGATGAAGAGCGCGACTACATGTACAAGAACTACGCCACGGATCCGCGTATGAAGGCGAACGTGGGCATCCGCCGCCGCCTGGCCCCGCTGCTCGGCGGCCACCGCGACCGCCTCGAGCTGGCGCACGCGCTACTTCTCTCCCTGCCCGGCTCGCCGTTTTTGTACTACGGAGACGAGATCGGGATGGGCGACAACATTTGGCTGCCGGACCGCGACGGCGTGCGCACCCCGATGCAGTGGTCGAACGACCGCAACGGGGGATTTTCCAAGGCGGAGCCGGAGCGCCTGTACCTGCCGCCGATCCGCAACGACCAGTACGGGTTCCACATCATCAACGTGGAATCGCAGATGAACCGGGACAACTCGCTGCTGCAGTGGGTGCGCCAGCTGGTGCACATTCGCAAGCAGTACCGCGCGTTCGGCCGCGGCTCCTACATCGAGGTGGAGCAGTCGAACCCGCAGGTGCTGGCGTTCATCCGCGAGTACGACGGGGAGCGCATCCTGTGCGTGAACAACGTGTCCTCGCGCCCCCAGCCGGTGGAGATGCAGCTGGGCCACTACGCAGGCTCGCACCCGCGCGAGCTCTCGGGCGGCGTGGAGTTCCCCGCGATCGGCGAGCTGCCGTGGCTGGTTACCCTGCCGCCGCACGGCTTCCTGTGGTTCGACATCTCGGAGTAA
- a CDS encoding trehalose synthase, giving the protein MFDLSKERFYGAKSEPIDRVEVAASRPAGDFTWQLLDVTRGGATPVTDRYQVLLSEAADRDVLATDAGAQAYLEAVAGLGEVHGDVGGAHARPLGAEQSNTSLVVDDAWVLKAFRKLEVGTNPDVELLTAIADCPHVAGVRGHVTRDGATVAMQQQLIRGGEDGFDLAVADDLGDPAELGRAIRVVHEALAGAFGTEQVSGRQLREGLNSHLDELVGQAPQLAEREGAIRALYEAIDDGPHDIHRIHGDLHLGQTLKSDRWYLIDFEGEPARPLAQRLAPDHPLRDVAGMIRSFGYARAVGGYDAGWEHAGVDKLLAGYGVKRDEVLAAYIVDKAAYEVAYEANNRPEWVDIPLDAIRRLT; this is encoded by the coding sequence ATGTTTGATCTGAGCAAGGAGCGTTTCTACGGCGCCAAGTCAGAACCCATCGACCGGGTCGAGGTCGCCGCCTCCCGCCCGGCCGGCGACTTCACCTGGCAGCTTCTCGACGTCACACGCGGCGGCGCCACCCCCGTCACCGACCGCTACCAGGTGCTTCTCTCCGAGGCCGCTGACCGCGACGTGCTGGCCACCGACGCGGGCGCGCAGGCCTACCTGGAGGCGGTGGCCGGGCTGGGCGAGGTCCACGGCGACGTCGGCGGAGCGCATGCGCGCCCGCTGGGCGCGGAGCAGTCCAACACGTCGCTCGTCGTGGACGACGCCTGGGTGCTCAAGGCGTTTCGCAAGCTCGAGGTGGGCACCAACCCGGACGTGGAGCTGCTCACCGCGATCGCGGACTGTCCCCACGTGGCCGGGGTGCGCGGGCACGTCACGCGCGACGGCGCCACGGTGGCGATGCAGCAGCAGCTCATCCGCGGCGGCGAGGACGGCTTCGACCTGGCCGTTGCGGACGATCTCGGCGACCCGGCGGAGCTGGGGCGCGCGATCCGGGTGGTGCACGAGGCGCTGGCCGGCGCCTTCGGCACCGAGCAGGTCAGCGGGCGGCAGCTGCGCGAGGGCCTGAACTCCCACCTCGACGAGCTCGTGGGCCAAGCCCCCCAGCTCGCCGAGCGCGAGGGCGCCATCCGCGCGCTCTACGAGGCCATTGACGACGGCCCGCACGACATCCACCGCATCCACGGAGACCTGCACCTCGGCCAGACGCTCAAGAGCGACCGGTGGTACTTGATCGACTTCGAGGGCGAGCCGGCCCGCCCCCTGGCGCAGCGCCTCGCCCCGGACCACCCGCTGCGCGACGTCGCCGGGATGATCCGCTCCTTCGGCTACGCCCGCGCGGTCGGTGGGTATGACGCGGGGTGGGAGCACGCGGGCGTCGACAAGCTTCTGGCGGGATATGGCGTAAAGCGCGATGAGGTGCTGGCGGCCTACATCGTGGACAAGGCGGCCTACGAGGTGGCCTACGAGGCTAACAACCGTCCCGAGTGGGTGGACATCCCCCTCGACGCGATCCGGCGGCTGACATAA